In Fusobacterium sp. IOR10, a single genomic region encodes these proteins:
- the rodA gene encoding rod shape-determining protein RodA → MNKRDILVLQKKIKKADYSLLLKVLLLIVISLSTVYTATSYRTLVYFKKEIIWSGLGLLVYFFVSLIDYKKYAKYYKLIYIFNVLMLISVFIFGDSAKGAKRWINLGIVNIQPAEFAKLLIILTFAEVLIINYNKNFNGIKNIIFSFCHIVPIFLLIAKQPDLGTSLVIIFIYGVMIFVHGIDFKTIFKLMIGVITSIPLFYFFLLRDYQKKRILTFLNPEADLANSGWNVVQSKIAIGSGGFLGKGFLQGTQSKLRFLPESHTDFIGSVFLEERGFIGGMILIVIYLALIFNILKIADSTSDEYGKLICYGIASIFFFHTFINLGMIMGIMPVTGLPLLFMSYGGSSFIFGFLMIGVVNSVKIHKI, encoded by the coding sequence ATGAATAAAAGAGATATATTAGTATTACAAAAGAAAATAAAAAAAGCAGATTATTCTTTACTATTAAAAGTTTTGCTATTAATAGTTATAAGTTTGTCCACAGTTTACACAGCTACCTCATATAGAACATTAGTTTATTTTAAAAAAGAAATTATTTGGTCTGGATTAGGGTTGCTAGTTTATTTTTTTGTATCGTTAATTGATTATAAAAAATATGCTAAATATTATAAATTAATATATATATTTAATGTTTTAATGCTTATATCAGTATTTATTTTTGGAGATAGTGCCAAAGGTGCTAAAAGATGGATAAATTTAGGAATTGTAAATATTCAACCAGCTGAATTTGCAAAATTACTTATTATTTTAACATTTGCAGAGGTTTTAATTATAAATTATAATAAAAATTTCAATGGAATAAAAAATATTATATTTTCTTTTTGTCATATAGTTCCGATTTTTTTGCTAATAGCAAAGCAACCTGACTTAGGAACTTCACTAGTTATAATCTTTATATATGGAGTAATGATATTTGTTCATGGAATAGATTTCAAAACGATATTTAAACTAATGATTGGAGTAATAACATCAATTCCATTATTTTATTTTTTCTTACTTAGAGATTATCAAAAAAAAAGAATACTAACATTCTTAAATCCAGAAGCTGATTTGGCAAATAGTGGATGGAATGTAGTACAATCTAAAATAGCTATAGGGTCTGGAGGATTTTTAGGAAAAGGTTTTTTACAAGGAACTCAAAGTAAATTAAGATTCTTACCTGAATCTCATACAGATTTCATAGGCTCTGTATTTTTAGAAGAAAGAGGATTTATTGGGGGAATGATTTTAATTGTTATTTATTTAGCATTAATTTTCAATATTTTAAAAATAGCAGATTCAACAAGTGATGAATATGGGAAACTTATATGCTATGGAATAGCAAGTATTTTCTTTTTTCATACATTTATAAATTTAGGAATGATAATGGGGATAATGCCTGTAACAGGATTACCTCTATTGTTTATGAGCTATGGTGGAAGTTCATTTATATTTGGATTTCTAATGATAGGAGTTGTAAATAGTGTTAAAATACATAAAATATAG
- a CDS encoding class I SAM-dependent rRNA methyltransferase encodes MSQIILLKGKEKKIQNFYPNVFKDEVKTIIGEIKTGDIVDVVREDMKFIGRGYVTEGTSALVRVLTTKDEKIDKSFIYNKIKVAYDNRKLLLDETNCMRVFFSEADGFPGLIIDKFDKYISIQFRNSGIEVFKQEIINAVKKYMKPKGIYERSDVENRVHEGVEERTGIIYGEIPEEIIMEDNGLKYIIDIEKGQKTGFFLDQRDSRKFIRPYLNDKTKFLDVFSSSGGFSIAALKEGCEKVVAIDKDSHALELCRKNYELNNFKNSFETLEGDAFMLLKTLIGRGEKYDVITLDPPSLIKRKDQVRRGRDFFFDLCDSSFKLMEKDGILGVVTCAYHMGLQDLIEVTRMAASNNGKRLQVIGINYQPEDHPWILHVPETLYLKALWVKIV; translated from the coding sequence ATGTCGCAAATAATATTATTAAAAGGAAAAGAAAAAAAGATACAAAATTTTTATCCAAATGTTTTTAAAGATGAAGTTAAAACAATTATAGGTGAAATAAAAACAGGGGATATAGTGGATGTAGTAAGAGAAGATATGAAATTTATAGGAAGAGGTTATGTTACAGAAGGAACATCTGCCCTTGTAAGAGTATTGACAACAAAGGATGAAAAAATTGATAAGAGTTTTATATATAATAAGATAAAAGTGGCCTATGACAATAGAAAGCTTTTATTAGATGAAACTAATTGTATGAGAGTATTTTTTTCAGAAGCTGATGGATTTCCAGGATTAATTATAGATAAATTTGATAAATATATATCTATTCAATTTAGAAACTCAGGAATTGAAGTATTTAAACAGGAAATAATAAATGCAGTAAAGAAATACATGAAACCAAAGGGAATTTATGAAAGAAGTGATGTTGAAAATAGAGTTCACGAAGGTGTAGAAGAAAGAACAGGAATTATTTATGGGGAAATTCCAGAAGAAATAATTATGGAAGACAATGGACTTAAGTATATTATAGATATTGAAAAAGGACAAAAAACTGGATTCTTCTTGGATCAAAGGGATTCTAGAAAATTTATAAGACCTTATTTAAATGATAAAACTAAATTTTTAGATGTATTTTCAAGTTCAGGTGGTTTTTCAATAGCTGCATTAAAAGAAGGGTGTGAAAAAGTTGTAGCAATAGATAAGGATTCCCATGCCTTAGAATTATGTAGAAAAAATTATGAACTTAACAATTTTAAAAATAGTTTTGAAACTTTAGAGGGAGATGCATTTATGCTTTTAAAAACTCTAATAGGAAGAGGGGAAAAATATGATGTAATTACTTTAGATCCACCTTCTTTAATAAAAAGGAAAGATCAAGTGAGAAGAGGAAGAGATTTTTTCTTTGATCTTTGTGATAGTAGTTTTAAATTAATGGAAAAAGATGGAATTTTAGGAGTAGTAACTTGTGCTTATCATATGGGCTTACAAGATTTAATAGAAGTAACAAGAATGGCCGCTTCAAATAATGGGAAGAGACTTCAAGTTATAGGAATAAATTACCAACCAGAAGATCATCCATGGATATTACATGTACCAGAAACTTTATATTTGAAAGCTCTTTGGGTTAAAATTGTTTAA
- a CDS encoding CvpA family protein — MYLDITILAIVLLTFILGIKNGFIVEFMSTFGVVINFIMTQKIAPTVIKFAKSYIGEYSYNYVYGVTFVIIFIFFSLIIHLLNSFLKKQRISLLSRVLGGVLSLLKGLLIGFLVILIYNIVLDAFPKITDLGKDSKVNEYFIENSDKINDYIPTVFKEKLMELRDGRSIEKYIDKLF, encoded by the coding sequence ATGTATTTGGATATTACAATATTAGCCATTGTATTATTAACTTTTATATTGGGAATAAAAAATGGGTTTATAGTTGAATTTATGTCAACCTTTGGAGTTGTTATAAACTTTATAATGACTCAAAAAATTGCTCCAACAGTTATAAAATTTGCAAAATCATATATAGGAGAATATAGCTATAATTATGTTTATGGAGTAACTTTTGTTATAATATTTATATTTTTTAGTTTGATTATTCATCTTTTAAATAGTTTTTTAAAAAAACAAAGAATATCCTTATTAAGCAGGGTATTAGGAGGGGTTTTAAGTTTATTAAAGGGATTGTTAATTGGATTTTTAGTTATATTAATTTACAATATAGTTTTAGATGCATTTCCAAAAATCACAGACTTAGGTAAAGATAGTAAGGTTAATGAATATTTTATAGAAAACAGTGATAAAATTAATGATTACATTCCAACTGTATTTAAAGAAAAATTAATGGAGTTAAGGGATGGAAGATCAATAGAAAAGTATATTGATAAATTATTTTAG
- the alr gene encoding alanine racemase: MRAWLEINLSNFRWNIKSLQEKIGNKKLIGVVKANAYGMGAVRLTRELKKCGVDFFVVATVEEGIELRNEGIDDNILILGGVFNEDLKLVEEYNLQIALNSLEQLKYINNQMLNIKCHLKIETGMGRVGFNDLDIKLLKKYIEKNKVKNIVGVYSHLSVSDEECDESYSYTENQVKKFNDFEGIDTIKYRHLLNSGGILNYCGEDNGNYVRAGIIQYGICGEKYIDGFKPVVKFKSKILFIKVLAEDSDISYGRTAHLKKGDMVATISAGYADGFRRSISNKGFIKINGVKCFVTGRVCMDMFMVKIPEVLKNKIEVGNEVTLYDDNIIEVAKLSDTITYEIFTGIGKRVKRIYIEEKL, encoded by the coding sequence ATGAGAGCTTGGTTAGAAATTAATTTAAGTAATTTCAGATGGAACATAAAGTCCCTTCAGGAAAAAATAGGAAATAAAAAATTAATAGGTGTAGTTAAAGCAAATGCTTATGGAATGGGAGCAGTAAGATTAACAAGAGAATTAAAAAAATGCGGTGTTGATTTTTTTGTAGTGGCAACTGTGGAAGAGGGTATAGAATTAAGAAATGAAGGTATAGATGATAATATTTTAATTTTAGGTGGAGTTTTTAATGAAGACCTTAAATTAGTTGAAGAATATAATCTTCAGATAGCTCTCAATTCTCTAGAACAATTAAAATATATTAATAATCAAATGTTAAATATTAAATGTCATTTAAAAATAGAAACAGGAATGGGAAGAGTTGGGTTTAATGATTTAGATATTAAGTTGTTAAAGAAATATATAGAAAAAAATAAAGTGAAAAATATAGTTGGAGTATACAGTCATCTATCAGTTTCAGATGAAGAATGTGATGAAAGCTACAGTTATACAGAAAATCAAGTGAAAAAATTTAATGATTTTGAAGGTATAGACACAATAAAATATAGACATCTTTTAAATAGTGGGGGGATACTTAACTACTGTGGAGAGGATAATGGAAATTATGTGAGAGCTGGAATAATTCAATATGGAATTTGTGGAGAAAAATATATTGATGGTTTTAAACCAGTTGTAAAATTTAAAAGTAAAATTTTATTTATAAAAGTATTAGCAGAAGATAGTGATATTTCCTACGGAAGAACAGCACATTTAAAAAAAGGAGATATGGTTGCAACAATTTCAGCTGGTTATGCAGATGGTTTTAGAAGATCAATATCAAACAAAGGCTTTATAAAAATAAATGGGGTAAAATGTTTTGTAACAGGAAGAGTTTGTATGGATATGTTTATGGTGAAAATACCGGAAGTTTTAAAAAACAAAATAGAAGTTGGAAATGAAGTTACTCTTTATGACGATAATATAATAGAAGTTGCTAAATTATCAGATACAATAACTTATGAAATATTTACAGGTATAGGGAAAAGAGTAAAAAGAATTTATATTGAAGAAAAATTATAG
- a CDS encoding LptF/LptG family permease, with protein sequence MKKLDIYISKSFVKSFLISLIAFMNIFLLSQLFKVFRYVADGRMSTSQGVLYLLNMLPEIIVNMTPLAVLLGSLIFMNKMASNLEIISLKTSGISFRRIIIFPLIISFAISILVYFVNGNLYPRSERRMRELKGDNIIKTIPIEKRNAFLRDSNNNVYYIGYINSKEETAKDFQIIKMNEDFSEIETVTIGKTAKFDRKEKIWKLSDVVINDILNNKITKKKIYINKDFDKEPQNFFTLSTNPKFLTNKELRKEIINMKITGGDTRGGLVELGKRYSFPFASVIIVLIGLSLGSRYVRAASAKTIGISVFFGYGYYIVQGLFEALSKNGLINAFLGGWIPNILFLSLGLYLMYKSEY encoded by the coding sequence ATGAAAAAATTGGACATATATATTAGTAAAAGTTTTGTAAAATCATTTTTGATTAGTCTAATTGCATTTATGAATATATTTTTGCTAAGTCAATTATTTAAAGTTTTTAGATATGTTGCTGACGGAAGAATGTCAACATCTCAAGGAGTACTTTATCTTTTAAATATGCTCCCTGAGATTATAGTTAATATGACACCGTTAGCTGTTTTATTGGGATCTTTAATTTTTATGAATAAAATGGCAAGTAATTTAGAAATAATATCTTTAAAAACTTCAGGAATAAGTTTCAGAAGAATAATAATATTTCCACTAATAATTTCTTTTGCCATATCAATATTAGTATATTTTGTTAATGGAAATTTATATCCTAGAAGTGAAAGAAGAATGAGAGAACTTAAAGGGGATAATATAATAAAAACTATTCCAATTGAAAAAAGAAATGCATTTTTAAGGGATAGTAATAATAATGTTTATTACATTGGATATATAAACTCAAAGGAAGAAACAGCTAAAGATTTTCAAATTATTAAGATGAATGAAGATTTTTCTGAAATTGAAACTGTAACTATAGGAAAGACTGCCAAGTTTGACAGAAAAGAAAAAATTTGGAAACTATCTGATGTGGTTATAAACGATATTTTAAATAATAAAATAACAAAAAAGAAAATTTATATAAACAAAGATTTTGATAAGGAACCACAAAATTTCTTCACACTTTCAACAAATCCTAAGTTTTTAACAAATAAAGAGCTTAGAAAAGAAATAATAAATATGAAAATAACAGGTGGAGATACAAGGGGTGGTTTAGTTGAATTGGGAAAAAGGTATTCCTTTCCCTTTGCAAGTGTGATAATTGTTTTAATTGGATTATCCTTAGGAAGTAGATATGTAAGAGCAGCTTCAGCTAAAACTATAGGAATAAGTGTATTTTTTGGATATGGATATTATATAGTTCAAGGATTATTTGAAGCTCTTAGTAAGAACGGATTAATAAATGCATTTTTAGGAGGATGGATTCCTAATATTTTATTTTTGTCATTAGGTTTATACTTGATGTATAAATCAGAGTATTAA
- the dut gene encoding dUTP diphosphatase produces the protein MEKIVVKVILEEGIKKPVYMTEGSAGMDVRANIKSSVTLKSLERKLIPTGIKMEIPIGYEVQVRPRSGLALKHGITLVNTPGTIDSDYRGEIGIIMINLSKDEFTIEPEERIAQLILNKVYQMDLIEDDLSETKRGNGGFGHTGK, from the coding sequence ATGGAAAAAATAGTAGTAAAAGTGATATTAGAAGAAGGTATAAAAAAGCCAGTTTATATGACAGAGGGCTCAGCAGGAATGGATGTTAGAGCAAATATAAAAAGTTCAGTAACTTTAAAAAGTTTAGAAAGAAAATTAATTCCAACAGGGATAAAAATGGAAATTCCAATAGGATATGAAGTACAAGTTAGACCAAGAAGTGGCCTAGCTTTAAAACATGGAATAACTTTAGTTAATACACCTGGTACAATAGATAGTGATTATAGAGGTGAAATTGGAATAATAATGATTAATTTAAGTAAGGATGAATTTACAATAGAGCCAGAGGAAAGAATAGCTCAGTTAATATTAAATAAAGTTTATCAAATGGATTTAATTGAAGATGATTTATCTGAAACTAAAAGAGGAAACGGAGGATTTGGTCATACAGGTAAATAA
- a CDS encoding RluA family pseudouridine synthase — translation MKYIIEKDDENVRLDRYLRKKLTTTPLTEIFKALRIGKIKVNNKKKKENYRLVEGDKLFIGLDVPEEEIIFMKLQDKDKEFLKKGIVFENEDLIIFNKKKDVVMHKGSGFDYGISEMFKSYFKSNDFNFVNRIDKKTSGLVIGSKNKITTRILTEEIRENRIKKKYYILVHGTINKDKFVIENYLKKIEDKVIVTSKNDTEGKIAITYFKVLKRKNNLTLLEGELVTGRTHQLRVQLSNMGHPILGDTRYGNDRERILFLNSFYCKIDKFNIEVKLDLPKGFENKLS, via the coding sequence ATGAAATATATAATAGAAAAAGATGATGAAAATGTAAGGTTAGACAGATATTTGAGAAAAAAATTAACAACAACTCCCTTAACAGAAATATTTAAAGCTTTAAGAATAGGGAAAATAAAAGTCAATAATAAGAAAAAAAAGGAAAATTATAGATTAGTTGAAGGGGATAAACTGTTCATAGGTTTAGATGTTCCTGAGGAAGAAATTATATTTATGAAGTTACAAGATAAAGATAAGGAATTTTTAAAAAAAGGAATAGTTTTTGAGAATGAAGATTTAATAATTTTTAATAAGAAAAAAGATGTAGTGATGCATAAGGGAAGTGGATTTGACTATGGAATATCAGAGATGTTTAAATCTTATTTTAAATCCAATGACTTTAATTTTGTAAATAGAATAGATAAAAAAACTTCAGGTTTAGTTATAGGATCTAAAAATAAAATAACCACTAGAATATTAACTGAAGAAATTAGAGAAAATAGGATAAAGAAAAAATACTATATATTGGTTCATGGAACAATAAACAAAGACAAGTTTGTAATTGAAAATTATTTGAAAAAAATAGAAGATAAAGTAATAGTTACATCTAAAAATGATACAGAGGGTAAAATAGCAATAACTTATTTTAAAGTTTTAAAAAGAAAAAATAATTTAACATTATTAGAAGGGGAACTTGTTACAGGAAGAACTCATCAACTTAGAGTTCAACTTTCTAATATGGGTCACCCTATACTAGGAGATACAAGGTATGGTAATGATAGAGAAAGAATATTATTTTTAAATTCTTTTTACTGTAAAATAGATAAGTTTAATATAGAAGTTAAATTGGATTTACCAAAGGGATTTGAAAATAAGCTTTCATAA
- a CDS encoding LptF/LptG family permease, protein MKMINRYILNEAKAPIFFGISLFTFIFLIDIIVSMLESIIVKGISIIDVARMISFYLPMILSQTIPMGIFLGVMVTFGSLTKYSEITAINSMGISLNKLLKLISIVGVIGTVFIFFLQESIIPRSYVKLQQLSIKMVYNNPVFQLKDKVLIDEVDKYKIYIDKIDAKTKDAKNVLIFYNDNTKYPTLITGERTYWESASMILDNSKFYRFKDNGEEQLRGEFKEKRIPLTSYFKDIEIKMKDIEGMGVGSLYKEYKQSNENERRPFIVEMNRKIAVPISAIILSILGVLLSVGNKRSGKGTNYGVAIGIIFIYIVFLNLGMVLAYRGIVSPFLGVWFSNIFLIILTYSLYKKKGRVI, encoded by the coding sequence ATGAAGATGATTAATAGATACATTTTAAATGAAGCTAAAGCACCAATTTTTTTTGGTATTTCTTTATTTACTTTTATTTTTCTTATAGATATAATAGTCTCTATGTTAGAAAGTATTATAGTTAAAGGAATATCAATTATAGATGTAGCTAGAATGATATCCTTTTATTTACCTATGATATTATCTCAAACAATACCTATGGGAATATTTTTAGGAGTTATGGTAACTTTTGGGAGTTTGACAAAATACAGTGAAATAACAGCAATAAATTCCATGGGAATATCATTAAATAAATTATTAAAATTAATATCTATAGTTGGTGTTATAGGTACAGTATTTATATTTTTTTTACAAGAGAGTATTATTCCAAGATCCTATGTTAAATTGCAACAATTATCAATAAAGATGGTATATAATAATCCTGTTTTTCAACTAAAAGATAAAGTTTTAATTGATGAAGTGGATAAATATAAAATATACATAGATAAAATAGATGCAAAAACAAAGGATGCTAAAAATGTTTTGATATTTTATAATGACAACACTAAATATCCAACATTAATAACAGGTGAAAGAACATATTGGGAAAGCGCATCTATGATTTTAGACAATTCAAAATTCTATAGATTCAAAGATAATGGAGAAGAACAATTAAGGGGAGAATTCAAAGAAAAAAGGATACCTTTAACTAGTTATTTTAAGGATATAGAAATAAAGATGAAAGATATAGAAGGAATGGGAGTGGGAAGTTTATATAAGGAATATAAACAAAGCAATGAAAATGAAAGACGTCCATTTATAGTTGAAATGAATAGAAAAATAGCAGTACCTATTTCTGCAATTATCCTTTCAATATTAGGAGTTCTACTATCAGTTGGAAATAAAAGAAGTGGTAAAGGAACTAACTATGGAGTTGCAATAGGAATAATATTTATTTATATTGTTTTTTTAAATTTAGGAATGGTATTAGCTTATAGGGGAATAGTTTCTCCATTTTTAGGAGTTTGGTTTTCAAATATATTTTTAATAATTTTAACTTATTCTCTTTATAAAAAAAAGGGAAGGGTGATATAA
- a CDS encoding pitrilysin family protein, whose product MGNSIKKLVLKNGIPVLLDEIKGINSVSLGIFLKTGAKHELEGEEGISHLLEHMMFKGTKSKSAKDISEIIDNEGGIINAYTGKENTVYYIQMLSSSIEKGIEVLTDMFLNSLFSEENLEKEKSVVIEEINMYNDIPEEVVHDRNSRMVINGVQGNIVLGSIESVKQISREKLVKYFKEKYIAKNIVISVAGNFSEEKIYDSLNKGFGSIKDSNYSRAYNGEMIINSNENIIKRDTNQVHLCFNTLGSSLKASKKYEIAILSNVLAGNMSSRLFQKIREEKGLAYSIYSYTSSYEEGGILTVYAGTTKKDYKKVIEMIESEFNNIKENSITEYELQKTKNQFLSAVTFGLESTKGRMNRMANSYLLYEEVKDLDLLMKEINKITVEDIKNVANEIFDQKYYSKTILGNI is encoded by the coding sequence TTGGGAAATAGCATAAAGAAGCTTGTATTAAAAAATGGTATACCAGTTTTATTGGATGAAATAAAAGGAATAAATAGTGTTTCATTGGGAATTTTTCTAAAGACTGGAGCAAAGCATGAGCTAGAAGGAGAAGAGGGTATTTCTCATCTTTTGGAGCATATGATGTTTAAAGGAACCAAAAGTAAGTCAGCAAAGGATATATCTGAAATAATTGATAATGAAGGTGGAATAATAAATGCCTATACAGGAAAAGAAAATACTGTTTATTATATACAGATGTTATCTAGTAGTATAGAGAAAGGTATAGAAGTTTTAACAGACATGTTTTTAAATTCATTATTTTCAGAAGAAAATTTGGAAAAAGAAAAGTCAGTTGTTATTGAAGAAATAAATATGTATAATGATATTCCTGAAGAAGTTGTTCATGATAGAAATAGTCGTATGGTAATTAATGGAGTTCAAGGGAATATTGTCCTAGGAAGTATTGAAAGTGTAAAACAAATAAGCAGAGAAAAATTAGTTAAATATTTTAAAGAGAAATACATTGCTAAGAATATAGTTATTTCTGTAGCTGGAAATTTTTCAGAGGAAAAAATTTATGATTCTTTAAATAAAGGGTTTGGAAGTATAAAAGATAGTAATTATTCTAGAGCTTACAATGGAGAAATGATTATTAACTCCAATGAGAATATTATTAAAAGAGATACAAATCAGGTTCATCTGTGTTTTAATACACTTGGAAGTTCTTTAAAAGCTTCAAAAAAATATGAGATTGCAATACTGTCAAATGTTCTTGCAGGAAATATGAGTTCGAGATTATTTCAAAAAATTAGAGAAGAAAAAGGATTAGCTTATTCCATTTATAGTTACACATCTTCTTATGAAGAGGGTGGGATATTAACTGTTTACGCTGGAACTACAAAAAAAGATTACAAAAAAGTAATAGAAATGATAGAATCAGAATTTAATAATATAAAAGAAAACAGCATAACTGAATATGAGTTACAAAAAACAAAGAATCAGTTTTTAAGTGCAGTTACATTTGGTCTTGAAAGTACTAAGGGAAGAATGAATCGAATGGCTAATTCATATTTACTTTATGAAGAAGTTAAAGATTTAGATTTATTAATGAAAGAAATAAATAAAATAACAGTGGAAGATATAAAAAATGTTGCAAATGAAATATTTGATCAAAAATATTATTCAAAAACAATATTAGGAAATATTTAA
- the secF gene encoding protein translocase subunit SecF: protein MQIQIIKNSKRWVSISAIAILISLVTLFTKGLNYGIDFSGGNLFQLKFEKVLDAKEVNTSLDKLSKSIEQFSPNARKVQISEEHDLLIRIEEISEEQKIEFYNNIKEVGKYEIIKEDKVGASVGSELKKSAILSLLIGGMMIILYITLRFQFKFAIAAILALMNDILIAVGGIALLGYEINTPFIAAVLTILGYSINDTIVVFDRIRETLKRKSDSNFGELLDKSINQVITRSINTSVTTLLAIIAILVFGGDSLRTFITTLLIGTIAGTYSSIFIATPLVYLLEKNRDGKVDTSKYIEKEESENNEKIVV from the coding sequence ATGCAAATACAAATAATAAAAAATAGTAAAAGATGGGTTTCCATTTCTGCTATAGCTATACTAATTTCCTTGGTAACTTTATTTACTAAGGGTCTTAATTATGGGATAGATTTTTCAGGTGGAAATTTATTTCAATTAAAATTTGAAAAAGTTTTAGATGCTAAAGAGGTAAATACTTCTTTGGATAAACTTTCTAAAAGCATTGAACAATTTAGTCCAAATGCTAGAAAAGTACAAATATCAGAGGAACATGATTTACTTATAAGAATAGAAGAAATATCAGAGGAACAAAAAATAGAATTTTATAATAATATTAAGGAAGTTGGAAAATATGAAATTATAAAAGAAGATAAAGTTGGAGCCAGTGTAGGGTCAGAATTAAAAAAATCAGCTATATTGTCCCTTTTAATTGGTGGAATGATGATAATTCTTTATATAACTCTAAGATTCCAATTTAAATTTGCAATAGCTGCAATACTTGCACTGATGAATGATATACTTATAGCAGTTGGAGGAATAGCCCTTTTAGGTTATGAAATAAACACTCCATTTATAGCAGCTGTGTTAACAATACTGGGATATTCTATAAATGATACAATAGTTGTTTTTGATAGAATAAGAGAAACATTAAAGAGAAAATCAGATTCAAATTTTGGAGAGTTACTAGATAAAAGTATAAACCAAGTTATAACAAGATCTATTAACACATCAGTAACAACTTTACTAGCAATAATTGCTATATTGGTATTTGGTGGGGATAGTTTAAGAACATTTATAACAACATTATTAATAGGAACAATAGCAGGAACATATTCTTCTATATTTATAGCCACTCCTCTAGTATATTTATTGGAAAAAAATAGAGATGGAAAAGTGGATACAAGTAAATATATTGAAAAGGAAGAATCAGAAAACAACGAAAAAATAGTAGTATAA